A stretch of DNA from Nitrospira sp. KM1:
CATAGCGCACCACTGGTAACGCGGCTATCGAAGCAGGGCTTGAACCCCGTCAGGGTGACCGAGAAGAAATGGATACTATGACCCGCCAGGGAGAACACTTGACGAGATGGACGCCGCGAAAGCCGGCCTCCGCGATTCCCGCAAGATAATCCGCCAGCGTAAGCGCCCCGGACAGGCAGTCGCCCCATTTGGCAGAATCAAGAACAAGATACTGAGGAACGATCTGATCGGTGACGATGTCGGTATAGTAAAACGCCCTCAGGCTTTCACCACGCGGAACATCTCGTGAAAGACTCTCTTCTTGTCAGGAACGAGGTTGATGACGCAATTGGAAATGACCAACTCGATCGTGCGTCATCGATCGGCATCGCGTCGGCCATCTCTTTTCGAAATTCTACGTTAGTGGACGCATGGCCGAGATTGGAGGCAACGGTCTGGGCGTGATGTCGTGCCACTGCCAACATGCTATCGGTTATATCGATGCTGATCACGCGGCCCGAAGGACCCACGAGGCGTAGAGCCTCGAAACAGTCGATGCCGCCTCCGGATCCGATATCCAACACCGTTTCACCCGGCCGGACTGACTGCAACCCGGCCGGAGTTCCACAACCGTACGAGATGTTCAAGACGGCTTCGGGATAAACGATTTGAGATTGGCGAAGTCATAGTGGGTTGGACAGCACATCCGCTCGCCAACACTGACGGCTCTGGCATAACGTTCACTCACCGTTTTAACGATGGCTTCGGCCGGCGTCATAAAAGTAGGCCTCTCTCAAAATCGTATTGACCAACTTCCATGTGTCACCAGGTCGCCCCGAGGTCAATCATCGCTGCTCTGTTACCGGCCGTCACGCCAAGGAAGTTGAAATCGGAACGGCAATCGATGGAATCGAAGAAAACTTCGCGTCTTTACCTTCTTCTGATGACATGGAATGTGATCCGTTTGAATCGTGGTTACTCAGTGTGATTTCCAAGAACCATATTCACTTGCTCTGTCGTTGGCAACATTCCTGAGACACGGATAATCGGGCAAGACAAAGTTCTCATCCATTGCTCGTGCCTGGCGCGTGTCCGCAGATCGAGACGATCAGACTCATAGGCCGTTGCCCATTCCATAAAGGCAAGGTGTGTTTGGTACATATCTCCCCCGAGGGCAATGCGGTCACCAAAACGGAAATGTTCCCGCTGTTTAAGCCTTGCGAGACGCTCTGATTGCTCCAACGTGAGAAAGATCGCGAGAGTCAGTCTGGGTACGACGGCATCAGTTCCCCACTGATCCAGAGAGCCGCCAAGAATCCATTTTGGTGCTTGGGAATCCCTCGTGAGCATGGCAACCCGACCTGCAAGAGGACGCTTGGTTTGATATGGCGGTTCTGTGGGCATCCATAAATAGTCGTCAGTGTCGCGGTAAGGCAGGCAGAGCGCTTCGGCCAGTGCCTTGCTCAATGTTGTGACACCTGAGCCTGAAGCTCCGAAGACATGAATCCGAACGAGGTCCTTGGAATGGTTCATCTGCATAGGGCGGGGTAGACTTTAGCATACATACTCGACCGTAGACGGCGTTTTCTAACCGAGCACGCTTGTAATTGGCTATAATCGCTTACTCGGTTCAGTTTTGAAGCACGTTCACGAAAATGATCTTTTCTGTCCGAGCTGATCCTCTTTCAGCTCGGCGCTGCTGCTTTAACGTCGTCTCATGCGTATTGCGGCCTTTCAACGCCATGCGATTTTCGACAACCTTGATCAGGTGTGTGACGTACTGGAACATGATCTTCGCTGGGCGGGGGATGAGGGCATTCAGATCGCCTTATTTCCTGAGACCTTTTTGCTTGGGCATTCCTACGATCCACTGATCATTGCCGCACGGGCCGAAAGATTGGTCAACGGTGGGCTGGAAACACTCTGCTCTCGTCTTGCTTTCGCAGATCCGACAGTCATTGTCGGAGCATTTGAACGGCAGGGTGAGGTCGTTACCAACAGCGCGTTTGTGATTGAAGGGGGTCGCGTCATGGGGCGATACGCCAAGGCTTGCCCAAATGAACCCGGAGTTGTCGCCGGCGCCGATTACCCCGTCTTTTGGCACTCGGGACTCTGTTATGGAATCAATATCTGTAACGATGCCAACCGACCGGCGATTGCTCAACGCCTTGCTGATCAGGGAGCAAATCTGATTCTCTATCCGCTCAATAACATGCTTCCGTCCGAGACAGCGACTCAGTGGCGCACAAGGAGCATCGAAACCCTTCAAGCCCGTGCACGGCAGACAAGGTGTTGGGTCGCCTCGGCTGACGTGACTGGTCGTCAGGGCAAATTGATGAACTACGGCTGCACGGCCATCATCAGACCTGACGGCGAGATTGTTTCGCGGGCGCGCGAAGAGTGCGAGGACGTGGTCGTGTTTACCCTGCCGCCCATAACAACCAACCTGTACAAGTCGTGACTGAGTCAGAAGCGATCCGATAGCAAGCTTGATTATCGAAGCTGGGGTTGATTCCCGCTATAGAGACTCGTTCATTGTAGTGGCGTTTGATGTGTGCTGGCAGAGGTATCGGCGCATCCCTCTTTCACAAACGCGGCTGTCTTATCTCGGACCTGTCGGAGCCTGTTTTCCTCTTCCTCGTTTCCTTGATTCCGAGAACCGACTATGGCCGCATCGAATTTGGCTATATTCGCGATGGCCTCTTTGCACTTGCGCTCTTTTATCAATCGAACATACTGCTCCAGAAGCTCGTGCTGCCTTGCATGAGTGTCCTCCCGACTCGATTTCTGCCCTGCAGTGGCCTCTAAGTTTTTTGTGGCTTCTACCAACTCCTTGGGAATCGGTCCTCCCTCTAAGGTCTTCATCACTTCATCAGCGCTATGCGCCATAACGCGAGAGGGGACATCGAGCGAGTAGCCCAAGAGGAGATACAACATGCAGAGGATTTTCATATATTAGCCTCTTCCCTTGTCATTTTGACCTCACCTCCAGCTTTCTTGTACTTGAACACCACGGACTTACACCGGAGAGCACTGGAGATGAGAGACGTCACTAGTAGACGCCAAAAAAAGTCTTATCAGTCACGAATAGCATTGTGAGCGGGAGCAGCTTGCTGAACCGCTTTGGAATCGTCTTGGGATAGTAATTCATGATCAACTCGTTTCCCGGCTCAGTCGTGATCGGTTGCCAAATGCGATATTCATATCGAATCGGCGAATAGTTTAACGTCTTTGTTTTGTCGTCGTAGTCAAACTGCCAATCCCAGCCGTCCATGAACTCGTCCATCGTTTCGTAACCGGCCCGGACATACGCGGGAAACGGATGGCTCGGATCGAACAGCTTGATTGTTTTGCCCGGTAGGTACGGATGCTTGTATGTGCCTTCCAGCCACTTGCGCACGGCCGCTTTCCAATCTGCGGGCTTGCCGGTGTTTTTGGGCAACGGCATCGACTGTTTCTTTGGTCCCTGGGTGAACGGATCCCTATAATATGGAAACTTCTCGTTAATGAGGAACCTCCGTCGTGCAGAGGCTTTGGTCTTGATCACGGGCAACATGACCGGCGAGGGCAACGTAGGCGGATCTTTCGGCAGTTTCTTGCCGAGCACCGAATAGCGATGCTTGCGCATATCGCGCGGCACCCATGCCGCCCACGAGGTGGTTGGAACGTGCTTGCCGCTGCGCAAAGTAAAGCGTGGATCTTTCTTTTTTTCCGCAGCCTTGCTTTTGGCATCGAATAGCCCCAGCAGGGTCTTCCGGTCTTTGGCAGGCATCGGACAGTGCAATGTAAAGTCATATCCGAGATAAGCAATCGGGCCAGGTGGTGAGGCAATTTTGTCAGGCATAGCGAGAAACTTCGGCGCGATCAACGTAATCTTTCCCCCGAGGGCCTCTTTCAATTTCTGCATGTATGGCACCTGCGCACCGACCGAACACCCGAGCAGCCTGAGTTCCGCGGGGCCGGCGCCAGCCGGACGCGGCTGCATCAAGTCCATATCGACGACCAGATACTTTTTGGCCACAGCTTCTTCGAGTGCTTCATAGCTCACCGACGCATCGACGCTCGTTCCGGCCGAAATCGTAATACGGAACGCTCCGCTGCTGGACGCATGGCCGACCACCATCAAATAGCGGATCGGATAGATGAACTCATCGCTGGTTGCGATGCCGCTCAAAAATCCGTCGAGGGTCATCATCGACGCATTTTGAATCACGACAGTCTTCGGTCGGGCGCTGACATAGTCTGCCATCAGATCATCGAACGTCGGTTTATAGCCACGCTTTTTCTTATCCG
This window harbors:
- a CDS encoding methyltransferase domain-containing protein; amino-acid sequence: MNISYGCGTPAGLQSVRPGETVLDIGSGGGIDCFEALRLVGPSGRVISIDITDSMLAVARHHAQTVASNLGHASTNVEFRKEMADAMPIDDARSSWSFPIASSTSFLTRRESFTRCSAW
- a CDS encoding carbon-nitrogen hydrolase family protein, which codes for MRIAAFQRHAIFDNLDQVCDVLEHDLRWAGDEGIQIALFPETFLLGHSYDPLIIAARAERLVNGGLETLCSRLAFADPTVIVGAFERQGEVVTNSAFVIEGGRVMGRYAKACPNEPGVVAGADYPVFWHSGLCYGINICNDANRPAIAQRLADQGANLILYPLNNMLPSETATQWRTRSIETLQARARQTRCWVASADVTGRQGKLMNYGCTAIIRPDGEIVSRAREECEDVVVFTLPPITTNLYKS